A stretch of DNA from Planococcus antarcticus DSM 14505:
GTAAATCTCGTTAGCGGCAATCATACGCTGAAAAGATTTCATCCAGGTTTTTTTATCAAAACCAGTCTCCAAATACTGCATCAGTAACTCTTCATCTCGTTCAGCGATAAATTCAATGAGTTTCTCGCTCAACACGTTATTTTGAAAGTTGCTTGTAATGTCACAGGCATCTTCAGAAAAGTTTGTACGGATGTCTTCTAAAACTTGAACGGGATCTGCCCCTTCACGATCTGTTTTATTAATGAAAAAAAAGACTGGAACCTTATGTTTTTGAAGAAATTGCCAAACGGTTTCGGTATGCCCTTCAATGCCATCAACTGCACTGATGATAATAATGGCGTAATCCATCACTTGGATCGAGCGCTCCATTTCGGGGGAAAAGTCGACATGTCCAGGGGTGTCGATAAGGAAATAAGTTGAGCCATTGAAGGAAAAGCTTGCCTGGTCGGCGAAAATCGTGATGCCGCGGCTTTTTTCGATGGCATGGCTGTCGAGGAACGCGTTTTGATGATCGACTCGTCCGCGCTTGCGGATGCTTTTTGTGTGATACAACAATTGTTCTGAGAATGTGGTCTTGCCGGCATCGACATGCGCAAGAATTCCGATGGTTTTGTTCATGTGGTCACCCCTTTAGCTCCAGTTTAACAGAATTTATATTTAACAAAACAAAAAACGCGAAAGCCGATTGGGCTTTCGCGTTCAGGTATGGTGTATTCGATTGAAAAGTGTTCACCGGCTTGCATCGAAACAGGCGATCCCGAAACAGATGCCCAGTGCGCAGCGTTTCCGGTAGGCTGTAGACTTCAGCAGTTCTACTTCTTGCTTATGTGTCATAAAACCACATTCCACAAGAATTGCCGGCATGTGCGTATTGCGCAAGACAGCAAAGTCGCCGTGTTTAACTCCACGATCTTTTCGTCCTGTCACTTGTACTAGGGAGTGTTGGACCAAGGCTGCAAGTTCTTTGGTTGCTGTCTGGGGCCGATTGTAAGTATAGGTTTCTAGGCCGCTGGCAGTATTGAAAGTATTGCCCATTGCATTGGCATGGATAGAAACGAACAAATCTACCTTTAAGCGGTTTGCGAGTGCTGTGCGCTCGTGCAGCAGAACGTCCAGATCGCTTTGATGGCTGAAAAAAACATTATGTCCATCCAGGACTAACCGCTTTTTGACTTCTTCGGCAACTGCCGAATTAAAATAGAATTCTCTTAGCCTGCCATCTGGCGAGCGCTTTCCTGGCGTGTCAGGACCATGGCCAGCATCAATCATTATCTTCATTTTGAAAAACCTCCTTTTTTGGTCTATATAGTAGAAGGAAGCGTCAAAGGGGACAAAAATCTTCAAATATATTTTTTCCATGTTAAAATAAGAGCAAACCGCATGTAAAAAGAACAACTTCGACGAAAATTCGAAATAATGTGTGGATAAGGAATGAGGGGTAACAAATGGGACAAGTAACAACAAAGCAAGTGATGGAAAAGTTCGAGCTGGATTTAATCAGCGGTGACGAAGGCGTCGGCCGCCATATTCCCATCAGCGATATTTCAAGACCCGGTTTGGAAATGGCCGGTTATTTTACTCATTATCCAGCGAACCGTGTACAGCTGCTCGGCAAAACCGAGCTTTCTTTTTTTTCCATGCTATTACCGGAAGAGCGGCTGGACCGCATGATGAAATTATGTACCGACGATACACCGGCCATCATCGTTTCACATGGTGTTCCGGTACCGGAAGAATTGGTCATCGCTTCAAGCAATCGACATGTTCCGGTTATGACGACTCCAATGTCAACAACTCGTTTTTCCAGTTTGCTGACGAATTTTCTGGAAAGTCAATTGGCTCCAACAACAGCCGTCCATGGCGTGCTTGTTGATATTTATGGCGTAGGAGTTTTATTGACAGGT
This window harbors:
- a CDS encoding N-acetylmuramoyl-L-alanine amidase family protein codes for the protein MKIMIDAGHGPDTPGKRSPDGRLREFYFNSAVAEEVKKRLVLDGHNVFFSHQSDLDVLLHERTALANRLKVDLFVSIHANAMGNTFNTASGLETYTYNRPQTATKELAALVQHSLVQVTGRKDRGVKHGDFAVLRNTHMPAILVECGFMTHKQEVELLKSTAYRKRCALGICFGIACFDASR